Proteins from a genomic interval of Panthera uncia isolate 11264 chromosome C1 unlocalized genomic scaffold, Puncia_PCG_1.0 HiC_scaffold_4, whole genome shotgun sequence:
- the PTAFR gene encoding platelet-activating factor receptor gives MEPNNSSHVDSEFRYTLFPIVYSIIFVLGVIANSYVLWVFACLYPSKKLNEIKIFMVNLTVADLLFLVTLPLWIIYYHNQGNWILPRFLCNLAGCFFFINTYCSVAFLAVITYNRFQAVTRPIKTAQATTRKRGFSVSLVIWVAIVSAASYFFVLDSTNVVPNQTGSGNITRCFEHYEKGSTPVLVVHIFLVISFFLVFLLILFCNLVIIRRLLTQPVQLQRNVEVKRRALWMVCTVLAVFIICFVPHHIVQLPWTLAELDIQRGNFHQSVNDAHQVTLCLLSTNCVLDPIIYCFLTKKFRKHLTEKFYNMRSTRKCSRATSETGTEVVMPLSQNPANCLKN, from the coding sequence ATGGAGCCAAACAATTCTTCTCATGTGGACTCTGAGTTTCGATACACCCTCTTCCCGATTGTTTACAGCATCATCTTTGTGCTGGGGGTGATCGCCAACAGCTACGTGCTGTGGGTCTTTGCCTGCCTGTACCCTTCTAAGAAACTCAACGAGATAAAGATCTTCATGGTGAACCTCACCGTGGCTGACCTGCTTTTCTTGGTCACTCTGCCCCTGTGGATCATCTACTACCACAACCAGGGCAACTGGATTCTCCCCAGATTCCTGTGCAACCTGGCCGGCTGCTTCTTCTTCATCAACACCTACTGCTCAGTGGCCTTCCTGGCTGTCATCACTTACAACCGTTTCCAGGCGGTGACACGGCCCATCAAGACCGCCCAGGCCACCACCCGCAAGCGTGGCTTCTCCGTGTCCCTGGTGATCTGGGTGGCCATCGTGTCCGCCGCCTCCTACTTCTTCGTCCTGGACTCCACCAACGTGGTGCCGAACCAGACCGGCTCGGGCAACATCACGCGCTGCTTTGAGCATTATGAGAAGGGCAGCACGCCTGTCCTCGTCGTTCACATCTTCCTCGTGATCAGCTTCTTCCTCgtcttcctcctcatcctcttctGCAACCTGGTCATCATCCGCAGGCTGCTCACGCAGCCGGTGCAGCTGCAGCGTAATGTGGAAGTCAAGCGCCGGGCTCTGTGGATGGTCTGCACGGTCTTGGCCGTGTTCATCATCTGCTTCGTGCCCCACCACATCGTGCAGCTGCCCTGGACCCTGGCTGAGCTGGACATCCAGAGGGGCAACTTCCACCAGTCTGTTAACGATGCCCATCAGGTCACCCTCTGCCTTCTTAGCACCAACTGCGTCTTAGACCCCATCATCTACTGTTTCCTCACCAAGAAGTTTCGCAAGCACCTCACTGAGAAGTTCTACAACATGCGCAGCACCCGGAAGTGCTCCCGGGCTACCTCGGAGACCGGCACCGAAGTGGTCATGCCGCTCAGCCAGAACCCTGCCAATTGTCTCAAAAATTAG